One Larus michahellis chromosome 11, bLarMic1.1, whole genome shotgun sequence genomic region harbors:
- the NDST1 gene encoding bifunctional heparan sulfate N-deacetylase/N-sulfotransferase 1, which translates to MTVLARAWRGIRQLSLQVVLLLLFAFCLLSVFISAYYLYGWKRGLEPSGDVAGPDCDEPKVAPSRLLPLKTLKVADSSRTDPLVLVFVESLYSQLGQEIVAILESSRFKYRTEIAPGKGDMPTLTDKDRGRFALIIYENILKYVNLDAWNRELLDKYCVEYGVGIVGFFKANENSLLSAQLKGFPLFLHSNLALKDCSINPKSPLLYITRPSEVEKGVLPGEDWTVFQSNHSTYEPVLLAKTKSAESIPHMSVDAALHTTVMQDLGLHDGIQRVLFGNNLNFWLHKLVFVDSVSFLTGKRLSLPLDRYILVDIDDIFVGKEGTRMKVEDVKALFDTQNELRTHIPNFTFNLGYSGKFFHTGTDAEDEGDDLLLSYVREFWWFPHMWSHMQPHLFHNQSVLAEQMTLNKKFAVEHGIPTDMGYAVAPHHSGVYPVHVQLYEAWKQVWSIKVTSTEEYPHLKPARYRRGFIHDGIMVLPRQTCGLFTHTIFYNEYPGGSSELDKIINGGELFLTVLLNPISIFMTHLSNYGNDRLGLYTFKHLVRFLNSWTNLKLQTLPPVQLAQKYFQIFSEEKDPLWQDPCEDKRHKDIWSKEKTCDRFPKLLIIGPQKTGTTALYLFLGMHPDLSSNYPSSETFEEIQFFNGHNYHKGIDWYMEFFPIPSNTTSDFYFEKSANYFDSEVAPRRAAALLSKAKVITILINPADRAYSWYQHQRAHDDPVALKYTFHEVITAGPEAAPKLRTLQNRCLVPGWYATHIERWLNSYHANQILVLDGKLLRTEPAKVMETVQKFLGVTNFIDYHKTLAFDPKKGFWCQLLDGGKTKCLGKSKGRKYPEMDSDSRAFLRDYYRDHNIELSKLLYKMGQTLPTWLREELQSTSGA; encoded by the exons ATGACTGTGCTGGCCAGGGCCTGGCGGGGTATCCGGCAGCTCTctctgcaggtggtgttgctccTGCTCTTTGCCTTCTGCCTGCTCAGTGTTTTCATCTCTGCATATTATTTATATGGATGGAAAAGGGGCTTGGAGCCCTCCGGGGATGTGGCGGGGCCAGACTGCGACGAGCCCAAGGTCGCCCCTTCCCGCTTGCTGCCGCTAAAGACCCTCAAGGTGGCCGACTCCTCCCGCACAGACCCCTTGGTGCTGGTCTTCGTGGAGAGCCTTTACTCCCAGCTGGGCCAGGAGATTGTGGCCATTTTGGAGTCAAGTCGCTTCAAATACAGGACGGAGATcgccccggggaagggggacATGCCCACACTGACCGACAAGGACCGGGGACGTTTTGCCCTCATCATCTACGAGAACATCCTCAAGTACGTCAACCTGGATGCCTGGAACCGGGAGCTACTGGACAAGTACTGCGTGGAGTATGGCGTGGGCATCGTTGGCTTCTTCAAG GCCAACGAGAACAGCCTGCTGAGCGCCCAGCTGAAGggcttccccctcttcctccacTCCAACCTGGCGCTGAAGGACTGCAGCATCAACCCCAAGTCGCCCCTGCTGTACATCACGCGCCCCAGCGAGGTGGAGAAGGGCGTGCTCCCTGGTGAGGACTGGACCGTCTTCCAGTCCAACCACTCCACCTACGAGCCGGTCCTCCTGGCCAAGACCAAGTCAGCTGAGTCCATCCCGCACATGAGTGTGGACGCGGCGCTGCACACCACCGTGATGCAGGACCTGGGTCTCcatgatggcatccagagggtgcTTTTTGGCAACAATCTCAACTTCTGGCTCCACAAGCTTGTATTTGTGGACTCTGTCTCCTTCCTGACAGGCAAGAGACTCTCCCTGCCCCTTGACCGCTACATCCTGGTGGACATCGACGACATCTTTGTGGGCAAGGAGGGTACGCGCATGAAGGTGGAAGATGTCAAG GCACTATTCGACACGCAGAACGAGCTGCGCACCCACATCCCGAACTTCACCTTCAACCTGGGATACTCAGGGAAATTCTTCCACACAG GTACCGATGCCGAGGATGAAGGCGACGACCTGCTGCTGTCCTACGTGAGGGAGTTCTGGTGGTTCCCCCACATGTGGAGCCACATGCAGCCTCACCTCTTCCACAACCAGTCGGTTCTCGCCGAGCAGATGACATTAAACAAGAAATTCGCTGTC GAGCACGGCATCCCCACTGACATGGGGTACGCCGTGGCCCCCCACCACTCGGGTGTGTACCCCGTCCACGTGCAGTTGTACGAAGCTTGGAAGCAGGTTTGGTCAATCAAAGTGACGAGTACAGAGGAGTACCCCCACCTGAAACCTGCTCGCTATCGCCGTGGCTTCATCCACGATGGCATCATG GTACTCCCCCGGCAAACCTGCGGCCTCTTCACGCACACCATCTTCTACAACGAATACCCGGGTGGCTCCAGTGAGCTGGACAAAATCATCAATGGGGGCGAACTGTTCCTGACAGTGCTCCTCAACCCC ATCAGCATCTTCATGACCCATCTGTCCAATTACGGCAATGACCGCCTGGGCTTGTACACCTTCAAGCACCTGGTCCGCTTCCTGAACTCCTGGACCAACTTGAAGCTCCAGACGTTGCCGCCCGTGCAGCTGGCACAGAAATACTTCCAGATCttctctgaggagaaggacccgCTGTGGCAG GATCCCTGTGAAGACAAGCGTCACAAAGACATTTGGTCCAAAGAAAAGACCTGTGATCGATTCCCGAAGCTTCTCATCATCGGGCCTCAGAAAACAG GAACAACTGCCCTTTATCTCTTCTTGGGGATGCACCCGGACCTGAGCAGCAACTACCCCAGCTCAGAGACCTTCGAGGAGATACAGTTCTTCAACGGACACAACTATCACAAGGGCATTGACTG GTACATGGagttcttccccatcccctccaaCACCACCTCCGACTTCTACTTTGAGAAAAGTGCCAACTATTTTGACTCAGAAGTGGCTCCCCGGCgagctgcagccctgctctccaAGGCCAAAGTCATCACCATCCTCATCAACCCTGCAGATCGAGCCTACTCCTGGTATCAG CACCAGCGAGCTCACGACGACCCAGTAGCCCTGAAATACACCTTCCACGAGGTGATCACGGCGGGACCCGAGGCCGCTCCGAAGCTGCGGACCCTGCAGAACCGCTGTCTGGTGCCAGGCTGGTACGCCACCCACATCGAGCGCTGGCTGAACAGCTACCACGCCAACCAG ATCCTGGTCCTGGATGGCAAACTGCTCCGAACGGAACCCGCCAAAGTGATGGAGACGGTTCAGAAATTCCTCGGCGTGACCAACTTCATCGATTATCACAAGACCCTGGC GTTTGATCCCAAGAAAGGGTTCTGGTGTCAGCTTCTGGACGGAGGGAAGACGAAATGCTTGGGGAAGAGCAAAGGGAGGAAGTACCCCGAGATGGATTCGGAT TCGCGCGCCTTCCTGCGGGACTATTACAGGGACCATAACATAGAGCTCTCCAAGCTGCTGTACAAAATGGGGCAGACGCTGCCCACCTGGCTGCGGGAGGAGCTGCAGAGCACCAG CGGGGCCTGA